One genomic window of Cheilinus undulatus linkage group 7, ASM1832078v1, whole genome shotgun sequence includes the following:
- the LOC121512660 gene encoding ICOS ligand-like → MPGVLWPTGLLLCFLGVCACLEEECVLGVVGRPVSLPCFYPPLLTSVNVSVEWRRGDAVVLRAMWREDGDVEEWSLNRASVSTEALLTGNISLDLPSVYPEDNKTNYSVLVISAGNQSEVLCSVCLRVAASFSPPWLHREEARQGNKTSFSCRSGGGFPEPAVHWLIDDTVAPPEGSVKTLITSLPDSKLYNITSNLTLSISEGSSVSCVIENPTMNETLTSTSYGADTTAVVSRASEAMWIFSTGLCVVVGVMVIVGVGYQIHLDRLSKKKKKEYQYQQTHSKRGRKRSPYKEETEAMKPEKKETDV, encoded by the exons AAGAAGAGTGCGTCCTCGGTGTGGTCGGCCGGCCCGTCTCTCTGCCCTGTTTTTACCCTCCATTACTGACCTCTGTGAACGTTTCCGTGGAGTGGAGGCGAGGTGATGCGGTGGTGCTCAGAGCGATGTGGAGAGAAGATGGAGATGTGGAGGAGTGGAGCCTTAACAGAGCCAGCGTCTCAACTGAAGCTCTACTGACCGGAAACATCTCTCTGGATCTTCCCTCCGTGTATCCTGAAGACAACAAAACCAACTACAGCGTGCTCGTCATTTCTGCAGGGAATCAGAGCGAGGTTCTATGCAGCGTGTGCCTCAGGGTAGCAG CCAGTTTCAGCCCCCCGTGGCTGCATAGGGAGGAGGCCAGGCAGGGGAACAAGACGAGCTTCTCCTGTCGCTCTGGTGGCGGATTTCCAGAACCTGCGGTCCACTGGCTCATAGATGACACAGTGGCGCCCCCTGAAGGCTCAGTGAAGACCCTCATCACGTCACTCCCAGACTCCAAACTTTACAACATCACCAGCAACCTGACCCTCAGCATCTCTGAAGGCTCCAGCGTGTCGTGTGTCATCGAGAACCCGACCATGAATGAAACTTTGACATCGACAAGCT ATGGGGCAGACACCACCGCAGTGGTGAGCAGAGCGTCTGAGGCCATGTGGATCTTCAGCACAGGACTCTGTGTGGTGGTCGGAGTCATGGTGATAGTTGGAGTCGGGTACCAGATCCACCTGGACAGGCTAagtaagaagaagaaaaaggaataCCAGTACCAACAAACACACTCCAAAAGAG GACGCAAACGGAGTCCGTACAAGGAGGAGACAGAGGCGATGAAACCAGAGAAAAAGGAGACGGATGTGTGA